DNA sequence from the Streptomyces sp. CA-210063 genome:
TCGAGGGGTGAGTCCTTGCGGCGGGTCAGCAGCTCGGTCACCACCTCCGGGTCGAGGGCGGTGCCGCCGGCCGCGACCCGGTCGAGCGCGTCCAGGAACTCGTCCACCCGGCCGACCCGGTCCTTGAGCAGATAGCCGACCCCGCTCGCTCCTCCGCCGAGCAGTTCGGCGGCGTACGACTCCTCCACGTACTGCGAGAGGACCAGCACCGGCAGGCCGGGGATCTTCCGGCGGGCCTCCAGGGCGGCGCGCAGCCCCTCGTCGCGGAAGCCGGGCGGCATCCGGACGTCCAGGACGGCGACGTCCGGGCGGTGTTCCAGCAGCGCGGGGAGGACCTCGGGGCCGCTGCCCGCGACGGCCGCCACCTCGTGTCCGGACGAGGTCAGCAGCAGGACCAGACCCTCTCTCAGCAGGGCGTTGTCCTCGGCGATCACCACACGCACGGCAGTCCCACCTCCGTCCACGACCACCGCGTACGGGATGTCCCCGGATCGGCCGTTGATTCCGTTTCGATCACCATACGCAGGGCAGCTCCACCTCGATCACGGTGGGCCCCCCGACGGGGCTGGTCACGGCCATACGCCCGTCGAGGGCCGCGACGCGGCGCCGCATCCCGAGGAGTCCGGATCCGCCCATGGCGGAGGCCGGGCCGGGACCCGGATCGGGCGGGCCAGGCGTGGCCGCTCGGCCGGATGCGCCGGACCCGCCTGTCGCCGTCGCCGTCGCCGGGCCGGTTGTGCCGGGGGCACCCGTCGTGGGAGCCGGGAGGGACGTGTTGGGGCCACCTGTCGCCGTCGCCGGGCCGGGGCCGCCGATCGCCTTCGCCAGGCCTGGCGTGCCTGAGCCGCCCGGTGGGGAAGCCGGGCCGGGCGCCCCGATGAGGGTCTCGGCGCCGCCTCGGCCGTCGTCGCGCACCAGGACGCGGACGCCTCTCGGTGTGCGGGCGAGGTGGACCTCGGCGTGGGCGCAGCCGCTGTGCTTGGCGGCGTTGGTCAGGGCTTCGGCGACGACGTAGTACGCGGCGGCCTCGACCGCGGCGGGCGGGCGCGGCCCGTCGGCGTCCTCCAGGCCCTCCACGGCGACGGTCGCGTCGAGCCCGCTGCCGGCGGCGAGGGCCCGTACGGCCCCGGCCAGGCCGCGGTCGGTGAGGATCGGCGGGTGGATGCCGCGGACGACGTGGCGGAGTTCGGCCAGTGCCGCCTCGGCCTGCTCCTGCGCGTCGAGCAGCAGCTTGCGGGCGGCGTCCGGGTCGCGGTCGTACGCGCGCTGGGCCAGCCCGATGCGCATGGACAGCGAGACGAGGCGGGCCTGGGCGCCGTCGTGCAGGTCCCGTTCGATACGGCGGAGTTCGGCGCCGTGGGCGGCGATCGCGTCGGCCCGGGTCGCCGTCAGTTCCTCCACCCGCTCGGCGAGGCGGGCCTTGGGCGACGGCTTGAGCAGGGCCTCGGACCAGTGGGCGTCGAGGTCGGCGAGGCGGCTGATCAGCGGCAGGACGACGGCCGGGCGGCCCAGCAGTCCGCACCACACGCCGTCGACGACCAGGCCCAGCGGCCACAGGGGCACCGCGAGGAAGAAGAGGGCACCGTAGACGTAGTACGAGAGCATCCAGCGGGCGTCGGTGTGGGTACCGGGGTCACGGAACGCGATGCGCAGGCGTTCGCGCAGGGTGCCCTCGATCGGCTGGTAGGCCTCGGGGACGGCCCGGCCGGTCCAGGCGGCCACCTGGTGGCGCTTCGCGCCGGCGATCCGGCGGATCAGTGTGACGGTCTCGGGCAGCATCCAGGCGCCCACGACGGCGAGCGTGGCGATCGCGGTGATCAGCAGCACCGTGATGAAGAGGTAGATGCCGAAGGCCATCGCGGCGGCGATGATCAGCTGGAGTGTGGCCCGCGCGGCCCGCCCCACCGTCTTGCCCATGCCGCTCAGGTTAGGCGACCTGGTGAGACAGGCGCGGCGCGGGGCCGCCCCATGGATCACCGCGCTCGGCGCTCGACGGGGCAAGGAGCACGATCGGGCCGTGGCCGCCACTGCCGCCGTAGGCGAGCACGATGGGCCCGCTCCTGCTGCCCACCACTCTCCGGCTGTTCATCGCACGCGGGTTGTTCGCCGACGATCTGAGCGGCACGGTCCGAGCGGCAGCGGCCAAGCACGCGGGCTGTCAGAGCACGCGAGTGTCCGAGCACGCGGGCTTCCGAGCGTGCGGGCTTCCGAGCGTGCGGGCTGTTCGCCGACGGCCCGAGCCGCAGCGGTCCGAGCCGCAACGGTCCGAGCCGCAACGGTCCGAGCCGCAGCGGCCCAAGCGGCGGTGGGCCCGTGGCCCCCGGTGCCGGGCCCGGCCCCGCCCCCGCGCCGCCGAAGACCGGTGCCGGGTCCGGGCCCGCGCACCCACCCCGTCGCCCCCGGCGGCCTCAGGCCCGAGACCCGCCCCGCGGCAGCCGTACCGTGAACGTCGTCTCTCCCGGGCCGCTGGTCAGGGCGATGGTGCCGCCGTGGGCGCGGACCAGGGAGCGGGCGACCGCGAGGCCCAGGCCGCTGCCGCCGCGGTCGCGGCTGCGGGCCTTGTCGACGCGGTAGAAGCGGTCGAAGACGCGCTCCTGGTCGTCCGCCGGGATACCGGGCCCGGAGTCGGTGATCCGTACCTCGGCCGAGCCGGACTCGACGGACACCTCCAGACAGACCTTCGTACCGCGCGGGGTGTGCACGGCGGCGTTGGTGAGGAGGTTGTCGAGGACCTGGCGCACCCGCAGGGGGTCGAGGCGCAGCCGTACCGCGTCGGGGCCGGCCGCCACCGTCAGCGGATGACCGGGGTGGCCCGCGCGGAAGGCGTCCGCCGCCTGGTGCGCCAGCTGCACCAGGTCGGCCTCCTCCAGCCGCAGCGGGGTCTCCACGTCGGCGGCGTCCAGGCGGGCGAGCATCAGCAGATCGTCCAGCAGGTACCCCATGCGGGCGGCCTCGGCGCGCAGTCGGGCCAGATGCTTGTCGCGTTCCTCGGGGCTGTGGGCGGCGGCGTACTGGAAGAGGTCGGCGTAGCCGCGTACCGACATCAGGGGGGTGCGCAGTTCGTGCGAGGCGTCGGCGACGAAGCGGCGCAGGCGCTGTTCGGCCTCGGTGCGGACGGCGAGCGCGTCGTCGATGTGCTCCAGCATGGTGTTGAAGGCGGTGCGCAGTTCCTCGACCTCGGGGCCGCCGTCGCGGTTGTCGTGGCGCACGGGCAGCGCCGCCGAGTCCGTCAGGTCGTGCGAGGTGATGGCGCGGGCGGTGTGCGCCATGTCGCTCAGCGGCTTCAGACCGCGCCGCAGCATCGCCCGGCCGAAGACGACGAGCGCCGCGAGGGCGAGAACGAAGGTGATGACCTGGATCGTGATCAGCTGCCCGACCGTGTCCTCGATGTCGTCCATCGGCGCGGCGCTGACCAGGATCACCCCGGGCTTGACCTCGCAGGCCCGCAGCCGGTACTGGCCCTGGCCCTTGAGGTGCTCGGTGCGGGTGACCTCCGTGCCTTCGACGGTCAGCGCCTTGGCCACGAGGGTGAAGTCGTCGATGTCCTCGGGGACGTCGGCGGGGTCCTCGGGCTTGCGGAGTTCGGGGGTTCCGTCCGAGACGTCGTACACCGCGTAGTACCAGCGGTAGTACTTCTTGCCCTTGAGCGTTCCGTAGTCCGCGATGCTCTTGGACTGGGCTATCTGGGCGATCTTCAGCTGTTCGTTGAGCTGCGCCGACAGGTAGTCGCGCATGTACATGGTCAGGGCGCTGCCGACGACGGCGAACACGACGAGCGCCAGGGCGCCGAGGCCGAGGGCCAGCCGGGTGCCGAGGCGCATGCCGCGGTAGCTCTGCTTGAGGCGGGCGATCACTCGGTGGCCTGCCGCAGCACGTACCCGAATCCCCGGACGGTGTGGATGAGGGGTTCGCCGGTGTCTTCGAGCTTGCGGCGGAGCCGGCTGACGACCAGCTCGACGACGTTGGAGCGGCCGCCGAAGCCGTACTCCCACACGTGGTCGAGGATCTGCGCCTTGGTGAGGACGGTCGGGGACTTGCGCATGAGGTAGCGCAGGACCTCGTACTCGGTGGGGGTGAGGGTGAGCAGTTTGTCGCCGCGGCGGACCTCGCGGGTGTCCTCGTCCATCGTCAGGTCCGCCACCTGGAGCACGGACCGCTGGAAGGCCGGCCCGGCGCTGCGGCGCAGCACGGTGCGCAGGCGGGCCATCAGCTCCTCCACGGCGAACGGCTTGACCAGGTAGTCGTCACCGCCCCGGGTGAGGCCGGCGACCCGGTCGGCGACGCCGTCGCGGGCGGTCAGGAACACCACGGGCACCATCGTGCCGGACCGGCGCAGCCGGTCCAGCACGCCGAAGCCGTCCAGACCCGGCAGCATGAGGTCCAGGACCACGATGTCGGGATGGAACTCGGCAGCCTGCCGCAACGCCTCCTCACCGGAGTGCGCGGTGACCGCGTCCCAGCCCTCGTAGCGGGCGACGGTCGCCACCAGGTCAGCGATGGGCGGATCGTCGTCCACAACGAGAAGTCGCACTTTTTCCACGTGCTCATAGTGCGCTACCGGTCGCTTCGTGCCATAGCCGCTCACAGTTTGGCGGCCGATCGATAAAAACTTGAAAGTTGTCCGACAGCAAAACGACAGCGCTCACCGGACAAGCTCGTATCCCCCACCCGATCAAGGAGCTGTCCCCGTGACCACTGTCCAACAACCCCCCGCGGCGGTAGGCCGCTCGGGAGCGCGCCCGAAAGTGGTCGCCCGCACCGGTCTGTACGCGGTGCTGGCGGCGAACGTGGCCGTGGTGACGTTCTTCTTCGTCCAGGCCGGCTTCGCCTCGAACGCCCTCATCGTGCTGGGCCGCCTCACCGGCCTGTACGGGGCGCTCCTCATGGCCTTCCAGCTGCTGCTGGTGGCCCGGCTGCCGTGGTTCGACCGGCGCATCGGCATGGACCGGCTGACCTCCTGGCACCGCTGGACCGGCTTCTCGGTGCTGTGGCTGCTGGTCGCGCACGGCGTGTTCATCACCTTCGGCTACGCCCAGTCCTCGGACCTGGACCCGGTCAGCCAGCTGGTCGACCTCGCCGAGACCGTCGAGGGCGTGCTGCGCTCGATCGTCGCGCTGGGGATCATCATCGTGATCGGCGTGGTCTCGGCCCGCTTCGCCCGGCGCAGGCTCGCCTACGAGACCTGGCACTTCATCCACCTGTACACCTACGTCGCGGTGGTGCTGGCCTTCACGCACCAGGTCGCGGCAGGTACGTCGTTCGCCTCGTCCCCGACCGCGACGGCGTACTGGTACGTGCTGTGGGGCGTGGCCCTGGCCTCCGTTTTCCTGGGCCGGCTGGTGCTCCCGCTGTGGCGCAACTGGCGTCACCAGCTGCGCGTCACGGCCGTCGTCCCCGAGGCCGACAACGTCGTCTCGATCTACATGACCGGCCGTGACCTGGACCGGATGCCCGCGCGGGCCGGCCAGTTCTTCCTGTGGCGCTTCCTGACCCGGGACCGCTGGTGGCAGGCCAATCCGTTCTCGCTGTCGGCCGCGCCCGACGGCAAGCAGCTGCGGCTGACCGCGAAGGCGGCCGGCGAGGGCTCCGCGGCCCTGCGCCACGTGAAGGTCGGCACCCGGGTGTTCGCCGAGGGCCCGTACGGCGCCTTCACCGCGATGCACCGCACGCGGCCGGAGTCCGTGCTCATCGCCGGCGGCGTCGGGGTCACCCCCATCCGGGCCCTGCTGGAGGAGATCCAGGGGCACGCCGTGGTCATCTACCGCGTGGCCACGAACCAGGACGCGGTCCTCTACGAAGAGCTCCAGCAGCTCGCCTCCGACAAGGGCGCCGAGCTGCACCTGGTGTCCGGGCCGGTCAGCCCCGACAAGCTGGCGCCGCGCGAGCTGCTGCGGATGGTGCCGGACATCGCCGACCGGGACGTGTTCCTGTGCGGGCCGCCGCCGATGATGAACGCGGTCCTGGGCAGCCTGCGCGAGCTGGACGTGCCCAAGCCGCAGATCCACTTCGAACGCTTCAGCCTGGCTGGATGAGGGACACGAGGAAAGCACTGTGAAACGAGCCATACCCGCCCTGGTCCTGAGCGCCGCCGCGCTGGTCCCCGTCTGGCGTTACGCCCCCTCGACCGAGACGACGACCACGGTGACCGCCGAGCCGAACCCCTCGGCATCCTCGTCCGCCGCGGCGGGCTCCAACGTGGTCGCGGGCCCGACGGTCGACACGGAGAAGGGCCCCGTCCAGGTCCAGGCGACCTTCCAGGGCAAGAAGATCACCGCCGTCAACATGCTCCAGCAGCCGGACCATCCGCAGACCGAGGCCGCGGTGCCCGTGCTGATCGAGGAGACGCTTCAGGCGCAGAGCGCCGACATCGACACGGTCTCCGGCGCCACCCTCACGAGCGACGGCTACCGGGAGTCCCTCCAGGCCGCGATCGACGAGAACGCGGAGTCGGCGGCCTCGTCCGACTCCGACTCCGACTCCGCGTCGGACTCCTCCTCGGCTCAGAGCACGAGCCAGACCGTCGCGGGTTCGACGGTCAGCACCTCCAAGGGCGACGTCCAGGTCCAGGTGACCTTCGAGGGCGACGACATCACCGCCGTGGAGATGCTGAAGCAGCCGAACCACCCGCAGACCGAGGCCGCCGTCCCGGTGCTGATCAAGGAGACCCTGGCGGCGCAGAGCGCCGACATCGACACCGTCTCCGGGGCGACGATCACCAGCGACGGTTACCGGGTGTCCCTCCAGGCCGCCCTCGACGCGAAGGCCTGATCGGATGCGCCGCGTCGAACACATCATGGGGTTTCCGATCTCGCTGGTCATCGAGGACGGCGAGCACGGGTCCCCGAGTGCCGAGGCCGCGGAGCCGGCGTTCGACTGGCTGCGCGAGGTCGACGCCCGGTTCAGCCCGTTCCGTGCCGACAGCGAGGTGTCCCGGCTGGACCGGGGCGAGCTCGCACCGCACGAGATCAGCCCGGAGCTGGCCGAGGTCCTCGATCTGTGCGAGGAGTACCGGGTGGCGACCGGTGGCGCGTTCGACGTACGGCTGCCGGGGCGCGGGCTCGACCCCTGCGCCATGGTGAAGGGATGGGCCGTGCAGCGGGCGGCCGAGCTGCTGACGGAGCGGGGTGCGAAGCGGCTCTGCCTCAACGCCGGCGGGGACGTGGCCGCGACCGGGGGCCCGTGGCGGGTGGGTGTACGCCATCCCGAGCGGGCCGACCGGCTCTGCACGGTCCTGTCCATCACCGACGGGGCGGTCGCGACCTCCGCGCGCTACGAGCGCGGCGACCACATCCTCGACGGGCGCACGGGGCGCCCCGCGACGGGTCTTCTGAGCCTCACGGTCGTGGCCCCGTCCCTGACGGAGGCCGACGCCACGGCGACCGCCGCGTTCGCGATGGGGGCGGAGGGGATCGAGTGGGCCGCGTCGCGGGAGGGGTGCGAGGTTTTCGCGGTCGACGGGGAGCAGCGTGTGTTCCGGACGCCGGGGTTGCCGGTGGCGGCGTGATGGGAGGCGTGACTGGGGGCGCCTCGTGACTGGGGGCGCCTGATGGCTCGGGGGCGCCTGATGGCTCGGGGGTGCGGGTTGTTCGGCGACTGCGGGTAGTGGGTGGCTGGTCGTGCAGTTCCCCGCGCCCCTTAGGGTGCGGGCCCCAGCTGCCATAGCAGCACCCCAGCCGCCCGCCCCCTCAACTGCGGGCAGTCGTGCCGCTGGGGCGGCACGGGTGGGCGCAGCGGCACCCGGCGAGCGCCGGTGAGCGAAACTCACCCCCGCCCAGCCCCAGCCGCCGGGTACCTCCCGACCAAGCCCCCGTCACCCCGTCGCGCTTCCCCCTCCCCCGGTGGATCCTGGGATCATCGGTCGAAGGGAGACGTATGACCGACGTCTCGGCCGAGCGCGGAGCGGCATGGCGCCTCCTCCTCCCCGGCCTCGACAGGCTCCTCGGCTACCGCCGGTCATGGCTGCGGGGCGACCTGATCGCCGGCGCGACGGTGGCGGCGTACCTCGTCCCGCAGGTCATGGCGTACGCGGTCGTCGCCGGGCTGCCCCCGGTCGTCGGTCTGTGGGCGATGCTCCCCGCACTCGCCCTGTATCCGCTCCTCGGCTCCTCCCGCCTCCTGTCGATCGGCCCGGAATCGACTGCCGCCCTGATGACGGCGGCGGTGATCGGCCCGCTCGCGGAGGGCGACCCGGAGCGGTACGCCACACTCGCCGCCGTCCTGGCGATCGCCGTCGGCCTGCTCTGCCTGCTCGCCCGGGCGGTACGCCTCGGCTTCGTCGCCGACCTGCTCTCCCGCCCGGTGCTGATCGGCTACCTGGCCGGCCTGGCGCTCATCATGGTCATGGACCAACTGCCGAAGCTCGCGGGAGTGAAGGTGTCCGGCTCGGACTTCTTCCCCAAGCTGTGGTCCTTCCTCCGGCATCTCGGGGACGCCCACATGGCCACCGTCGTGTTCTCGGCGATCGCGATCGCGTTCCTCTTCCTCGTCCCCCGCCTCTCCCGCTCTCTCCCCGGCCCTTTCCTCGCCGTCGTCCTCGGCACCACGGCCGTGGTCGTGTTCGACCTCGACGACCGGTCCGGCATCGACGTGATCGGCGAGGTCCCGTCCGGCCTGCCGGGCTTCGCCGTGCCGGACCTGGCCGAACTGCCGTCCCTGCTGCTGCCCGCCGTGGGTGTCCTGCTCGTCAGCTACACGGACGTCGTCCTCACCGCCCGGGCGTTCGCCGACCCTGCCGACAAGGGCCCGGGGTGCGACCCGAACCAGGAGTTCCTGGCGCTGGGCGCCGCCAACCTGGGCGCGGGCGTGCTGCACGGCATGCCGGTCAGCAGCAGCGCCAGCCGTACCGCGCTCGCCTCCTCGGCGGGCGCCCGCAGCCAGGTGTACGCGCTCGTCTCCGGCGTGGCGGTCCTCGCCGTCCTGCTCTTCCTCGGTCCGCTGCTGACCCGCACCCCGGCCGCCGTGCTGGGCGCGATCGTCGTCTACGCCGCCGCCCGGATGGTCGACCTGGCCGGCTTCCGTCGACTGGCCGCTTTCCGGCGCCGGGAGCTGCTCCTCGCGGTCGGCTGTCTGGCCGGCGTGCTCGCCTGGGGCATCCTGTACGGCGTCCTGGTGGCCGTCGGCCTGTCGGTGGTCGAGCTGCTGACCCGGGTGGCCCGGCCCCACGACGCCGTGCAGGGACTGGTCCCCGGTGTGGCCGGCATGCACGACATCGACGACTACCCCGAGGCCCGGACGATCCCCGGACTCCTCGTCTACCGCTACGACTCCCCGCTCTTCTTCGCCAACGCGGAGAACTTCCGCCGCCGGGCCCTCGCCGCGGTCGACGAGCAGGAGGAACAGGGAGAGACCGTGCGCTGGTTCGTGCTCAACACCGAGGCCAACGTCGAGGTCGACATCACCGCCCTCGACGCCGTCGACGATCTCCGTCGCGAACTGGCCCGCCGCGACATCGTCTTCGCCCTCGCCCGGGTGAAGCAGGATCTGCTGGACGAGTTGGAGGCGTACGGGCTCGCGAAGTCGGTCGGTGACGAGCTGATCTTCCCGACGCTGCCGACGGCCGTGGCGGCGTACCGGCAGTGGTACCGCGACCACGACCGGTGAAACCGTGGTGGCCAAGGCCGATGCCCCCCAGGTCTTCCGCCCCGAGCCTCCCCTCCCCGAAAATCCTGTTGCGGTCCCAGCGGCCCTCACCCGACAGTGACCCCATGACGACGACACCCACCACCGCCCTCCCGCCCGGCCTGACCGTACGCCCGGCGACGCTGGACGACGCGGAAGCGGTGTGCGGGCTGCTCAACGAGATCGACGTGCTGGAGATCGGCCGCGCCGGGACCGAACTGGGCGAGGTGCAGGCCGACCTGAAGCATCCCGATTCGGACCTGGAGCGTGACTCCTGGCTGCTGTTCGACGGGGACCGGCTGGTGGCGTACGGGCTGCAGTGGGACGAGTCCGGCGGCGAGCGCATCGACATGGACCACTACACGCTGCCCGACCAGCCGCTCGGCGCGCTGCACCTGTTCGACCTCATGGAGGCCCGGGCCGCGGAGCGGGCGGCGGCCAACGGGGCGGACCGGGCCGTCGTGCACATGCACCTCAACATCGCGCCCACGATGGACCTCGACGCGTTGCGCGGGCGCGGCTGGCGCACGGTCCGCCGCTACCACGTCATGGCCCGCCCCCTGTCCCCCGCCGAGCCGCTTCCGACGCCCCCGACCGGCGTCACCCTGCGCCCCTGCGCCGCCGAGCCGGACCGCAGGAAGGCCCACGCCCTGCTCCAGGCGGCCTTCGCCGACCACTTCGACTTCCAGCCGCGTACGTACGAGCAGTGGCTGGACGACATCGACGCCGAGCATGTCGACTGGTCGCTGGTCTGGATCGCGCACGTCGACGGTCTCGGTGACGTGGCGGCCCTGCGGTCCCGCGACGACCGTTCCGACATGGCCTGGATCTCCAGCATCGGCGTCCTGCGCGAGGCCCGCGGCCGGGGCCTCGGCAGCCTGCTGCTCCGCCACACCTTCGGTCACTACGCGGCCCTGGGCCGCGACCGCATCGGCCTCGGCGTCGACACCGACAACAGCAGCGGTGCCCTCGCCCTCTACGAAGGGCACGGCATGAAGCTGGACTTCGCCGTCGACACCTGGGAGCTGATACGCCCCGTCAAGTAGGCGCGGCACAGAGAACCGTTCCACTCCAGCAGCAACAGCTCCGAACCCCCGTTCCCCCCAGGGAACGGGGGTTCTCTGTTCGACCTGCCGGACATTGTTCGAAACCTCTTGACGCCCCACCACACGCCGATTGACACTCTCGCAACACGACGTCACAAGGCCGAAACAGCGGGGCGCCCAGGGCGAGGGTTCCCGCCGCCCCTCGGCCTGCTCCCCCTTGCCTCCTCACCCCTTCTTGCCTTCCTCCCCCCATTCCTCAGCCGTGCTCTCAGCAGGGATACTCGACATGACGTACATCGCACGTCTGCGCGGCCGCGCGAGACGCTGGGCGGGTCCGCTCGCCGGACTGACCGCCGCGTCACTGCTCCTGGGCCTCGCCGGGCCGACCGCA
Encoded proteins:
- a CDS encoding sensor histidine kinase, with translation MGKTVGRAARATLQLIIAAAMAFGIYLFITVLLITAIATLAVVGAWMLPETVTLIRRIAGAKRHQVAAWTGRAVPEAYQPIEGTLRERLRIAFRDPGTHTDARWMLSYYVYGALFFLAVPLWPLGLVVDGVWCGLLGRPAVVLPLISRLADLDAHWSEALLKPSPKARLAERVEELTATRADAIAAHGAELRRIERDLHDGAQARLVSLSMRIGLAQRAYDRDPDAARKLLLDAQEQAEAALAELRHVVRGIHPPILTDRGLAGAVRALAAGSGLDATVAVEGLEDADGPRPPAAVEAAAYYVVAEALTNAAKHSGCAHAEVHLARTPRGVRVLVRDDGRGGAETLIGAPGPASPPGGSGTPGLAKAIGGPGPATATGGPNTSLPAPTTGAPGTTGPATATATGGSGASGRAATPGPPDPGPGPASAMGGSGLLGMRRRVAALDGRMAVTSPVGGPTVIEVELPCVW
- a CDS encoding sensor histidine kinase, with the translated sequence MIARLKQSYRGMRLGTRLALGLGALALVVFAVVGSALTMYMRDYLSAQLNEQLKIAQIAQSKSIADYGTLKGKKYYRWYYAVYDVSDGTPELRKPEDPADVPEDIDDFTLVAKALTVEGTEVTRTEHLKGQGQYRLRACEVKPGVILVSAAPMDDIEDTVGQLITIQVITFVLALAALVVFGRAMLRRGLKPLSDMAHTARAITSHDLTDSAALPVRHDNRDGGPEVEELRTAFNTMLEHIDDALAVRTEAEQRLRRFVADASHELRTPLMSVRGYADLFQYAAAHSPEERDKHLARLRAEAARMGYLLDDLLMLARLDAADVETPLRLEEADLVQLAHQAADAFRAGHPGHPLTVAAGPDAVRLRLDPLRVRQVLDNLLTNAAVHTPRGTKVCLEVSVESGSAEVRITDSGPGIPADDQERVFDRFYRVDKARSRDRGGSGLGLAVARSLVRAHGGTIALTSGPGETTFTVRLPRGGSRA
- a CDS encoding SulP family inorganic anion transporter, encoding MTDVSAERGAAWRLLLPGLDRLLGYRRSWLRGDLIAGATVAAYLVPQVMAYAVVAGLPPVVGLWAMLPALALYPLLGSSRLLSIGPESTAALMTAAVIGPLAEGDPERYATLAAVLAIAVGLLCLLARAVRLGFVADLLSRPVLIGYLAGLALIMVMDQLPKLAGVKVSGSDFFPKLWSFLRHLGDAHMATVVFSAIAIAFLFLVPRLSRSLPGPFLAVVLGTTAVVVFDLDDRSGIDVIGEVPSGLPGFAVPDLAELPSLLLPAVGVLLVSYTDVVLTARAFADPADKGPGCDPNQEFLALGAANLGAGVLHGMPVSSSASRTALASSAGARSQVYALVSGVAVLAVLLFLGPLLTRTPAAVLGAIVVYAAARMVDLAGFRRLAAFRRRELLLAVGCLAGVLAWGILYGVLVAVGLSVVELLTRVARPHDAVQGLVPGVAGMHDIDDYPEARTIPGLLVYRYDSPLFFANAENFRRRALAAVDEQEEQGETVRWFVLNTEANVEVDITALDAVDDLRRELARRDIVFALARVKQDLLDELEAYGLAKSVGDELIFPTLPTAVAAYRQWYRDHDR
- a CDS encoding FAD:protein FMN transferase; translated protein: MRRVEHIMGFPISLVIEDGEHGSPSAEAAEPAFDWLREVDARFSPFRADSEVSRLDRGELAPHEISPELAEVLDLCEEYRVATGGAFDVRLPGRGLDPCAMVKGWAVQRAAELLTERGAKRLCLNAGGDVAATGGPWRVGVRHPERADRLCTVLSITDGAVATSARYERGDHILDGRTGRPATGLLSLTVVAPSLTEADATATAAFAMGAEGIEWAASREGCEVFAVDGEQRVFRTPGLPVAA
- a CDS encoding GNAT family N-acetyltransferase, with product MTTTPTTALPPGLTVRPATLDDAEAVCGLLNEIDVLEIGRAGTELGEVQADLKHPDSDLERDSWLLFDGDRLVAYGLQWDESGGERIDMDHYTLPDQPLGALHLFDLMEARAAERAAANGADRAVVHMHLNIAPTMDLDALRGRGWRTVRRYHVMARPLSPAEPLPTPPTGVTLRPCAAEPDRRKAHALLQAAFADHFDFQPRTYEQWLDDIDAEHVDWSLVWIAHVDGLGDVAALRSRDDRSDMAWISSIGVLREARGRGLGSLLLRHTFGHYAALGRDRIGLGVDTDNSSGALALYEGHGMKLDFAVDTWELIRPVK
- a CDS encoding response regulator transcription factor, with amino-acid sequence MEKVRLLVVDDDPPIADLVATVARYEGWDAVTAHSGEEALRQAAEFHPDIVVLDLMLPGLDGFGVLDRLRRSGTMVPVVFLTARDGVADRVAGLTRGGDDYLVKPFAVEELMARLRTVLRRSAGPAFQRSVLQVADLTMDEDTREVRRGDKLLTLTPTEYEVLRYLMRKSPTVLTKAQILDHVWEYGFGGRSNVVELVVSRLRRKLEDTGEPLIHTVRGFGYVLRQATE
- a CDS encoding ferredoxin reductase family protein, which translates into the protein MTTVQQPPAAVGRSGARPKVVARTGLYAVLAANVAVVTFFFVQAGFASNALIVLGRLTGLYGALLMAFQLLLVARLPWFDRRIGMDRLTSWHRWTGFSVLWLLVAHGVFITFGYAQSSDLDPVSQLVDLAETVEGVLRSIVALGIIIVIGVVSARFARRRLAYETWHFIHLYTYVAVVLAFTHQVAAGTSFASSPTATAYWYVLWGVALASVFLGRLVLPLWRNWRHQLRVTAVVPEADNVVSIYMTGRDLDRMPARAGQFFLWRFLTRDRWWQANPFSLSAAPDGKQLRLTAKAAGEGSAALRHVKVGTRVFAEGPYGAFTAMHRTRPESVLIAGGVGVTPIRALLEEIQGHAVVIYRVATNQDAVLYEELQQLASDKGAELHLVSGPVSPDKLAPRELLRMVPDIADRDVFLCGPPPMMNAVLGSLRELDVPKPQIHFERFSLAG
- a CDS encoding response regulator transcription factor; protein product: MRVVIAEDNALLREGLVLLLTSSGHEVAAVAGSGPEVLPALLEHRPDVAVLDVRMPPGFRDEGLRAALEARRKIPGLPVLVLSQYVEESYAAELLGGGASGVGYLLKDRVGRVDEFLDALDRVAAGGTALDPEVVTELLTRRKDSPLDSLTPREHEVLKLMAEGHDNATIARTLVVTERAVSKHIGNVFLKLGLPTSDSGHRRVLAVLAYLNNK
- a CDS encoding FMN-binding protein, with amino-acid sequence MKRAIPALVLSAAALVPVWRYAPSTETTTTVTAEPNPSASSSAAAGSNVVAGPTVDTEKGPVQVQATFQGKKITAVNMLQQPDHPQTEAAVPVLIEETLQAQSADIDTVSGATLTSDGYRESLQAAIDENAESAASSDSDSDSASDSSSAQSTSQTVAGSTVSTSKGDVQVQVTFEGDDITAVEMLKQPNHPQTEAAVPVLIKETLAAQSADIDTVSGATITSDGYRVSLQAALDAKA